A single Phoenix dactylifera cultivar Barhee BC4 chromosome 1, palm_55x_up_171113_PBpolish2nd_filt_p, whole genome shotgun sequence DNA region contains:
- the LOC103702667 gene encoding DDB1- and CUL4-associated factor homolog 1-like — MEAMASSEAAAETAEAAEAAVGQEEARGESKDEALLARAQKLISKIVASQANPNPRLLHTLATMLEAQESRYVQESGSSSLNNARASHSIGRLCNLVRENDEFYEAISSKFLSESTYSVTVRSAAARILLSCSLAWMYPHVFDDAVLDNIKSWVMEDPLISGDEYNWKQELGSNKPTDSEMLRTYATGLLAISLTGGGQVVEDMLTSGLSAKLMRYLRIRVLGEAISSQRDASFPTEARPTKSREENRGRPRQVLDTSRLDGPRIVDEGFLGDPSADRNIAIRQAHGEVCWADGGESLKSELTDSSSEVVGTCDMVEEDADLSGDGCHNRNLLDGKSKYGDRHVAGRSSRDEDANENVRDDSSRRRVNRGWSRTRGKGRSNEGTLENEMILTSPSSGLRSGGIIGGSCDANIPENEEIKKVVDMKKNASGIDGDAFVVGEDNDDRFRECNVGSRDISEMVKKAIRAAEAEARDANAPAEAIKAAGDAAAELVKTAALEVWKNTSDEEAAVLAASKAASTVVDAAMATEVSRSCSKVDEDLMDAKAVEPKEDEELEDFIILDDESLAQLREKYCIQCLEILGEYVEALGPILHEKGVDVCLALLQRSFKEELAPDHLALLPEVLKLICALAAHRKFAALFVDRGGMQKLLSVHRFSQTFFGLSSCLFTIGTLQGVMERVCALPPDVVNQVVELALQLLECPVDQARKNAAIFFTSAFVFRAVLDSFDTQEGLQKMLNLLHGAASIRSGGNSGTLGMPNVNLRNDRSPAEVLTTSEKQIAYHTCVGLRQYFRAHLLLLADSLRPNKSSRGVSRSNPSARAAYKPLDISNEAMDSVLLQIQRDRKLGPAFVRARWPVVDKFLASNGHITMLELCQAPPVERYLHDLAQYALGVLHIITFVPYSRKLIVNATLSNDRVGMAVILDAANGAGYVDPEVIHPALNVLVNLVCPPPSISNKPSVPAQGQQSASVQTLNGPSENRERHSERYVSDRTVPSTVQNESRERNGESNLAERSAAALSTPFQGNNSQTAVSAGVVGDRRISLGPGAGCAGLAAQLEQGYHQAREAVRANNGIKVLLHLLHPRMITPPAALDCIRALACRVLLGLARDETIAHILTKLQVGKKLSELIRDSGSQASVTEQGRWQTELAQVAIELIAVITNSGRASTLAATDAAAPTLRRIERAAIAAATPITYHSRELLLLIHEHLQASGLTATAALLQKEADLTPLPSLGVPTPPLHQTSVQETSNVQLQWPSGRAPCGFLSETVKMAPREEDSGLKSDSATPSSKKKSPVFSCCSFSQGKSQPPSHSSVTNKTSSALKSPSAPDGGAEAPSLKSSTDAEPPFKTPILLPMKRKLKELKELFSSSPTKRLATTEIALQSPVSQTPNSSRRIFLPADGTGLSPATSYTPRVPFSRTTSSSGVGDVSDDFQYQSTSGAPTTPMSHLGLPADPQSGNVERMTLDSLVVQYLKHQHRQCPAPITTLPPLSLLHPHVCPEPSRDLNAPANVTARVSTREFRKQYGGIHANRRDRQFIYSRFRPCRTCRDDTALLTCITFLGYSSRIAIGCHSGELKIFDAINGNVLDSQACHQTPVTLVQSALSGGSQLVLSSGLFDVRLWDATNISGGPLHSFEGCKAARFSNSGTIFAALSSDTSHREVLLYDLQTCNVELRLPDSSNSHNGPVRGHAPSLIHFSPSDTMLLWNGVLWDRRSAVPVHRFDQFTDYGGGGFHPAGNEAIINSEVWDLRKFKLLRSVPSLDQTVITFNGGGDVIYAILRRNPEDIMSAVLTRRVRHPLFSAFRTIDAVSYSDIATVQVDRCVLDFATDPTDSFVGAVTMDDHDEMHSSARLFEVGRKRPTDDDSDPDDGVDTEEEDEDNDESEADVDPILGADLDGDGGTDSDDESNDEDEDDIDSGDELDEDGDFNVDDLDLEGGHGLLEIMTEGDEDDSEVVESLSSGEEDFAANAFGF, encoded by the exons ATGGAGGCGATGGCGAGTTCCGAGGCGGCGGCCGAgacggcggaggcggcggaggcggcggtggGACAGGAGGAGGCGAGGGGGGAGAGCAAGGACGAGGCCTTGCTGGCCAGGGCGCAGAAGCTGATCTCCAAGATCGTAGCCTCCCAGGCGAATCCTAACCCTAGGCTCCTCCACACCCTCGCCACCATGCTCGAGGCCCAAGAATCCAG ATATGTGCAAGAGTCCGGGAGTTCATCTTTGAACAATGCTCGGGCATCTCATAGTATCGGAAGGCTGTGTAACTTAGTGCGG GAAAATGATGAATTTTATGAGGCAATATCATCGAAGTTTTTGTCAGAAAGTACATACTCTGTCACCGTTCGTTCAGCTGCTGCCAGAATACTTCTCAGCTGCTCTTTAGCTTGGATG TATCCTCATGTTTTTGATGATGCTGTCCTGGATAATATTAAATCTTGGGTGATGGAGGATCCTTTAATTTCTGGTGATGAGTACAATTGGAAGCAAGAATTGGGGAGTAACAAGCCTACAGATTCTGAAATGCTGAGGACTTATGCCACTGGGCTTCTTGCTATATCATTGACCGG GGGTGGTCAAGTGGTAGAAGATATGTTAACATCAGGTTTGTCAGCAAAACTTATGCGTTATTTGCGCATAAGAGTCCTTGGAGAGGCCATTTCTAGTCAAAGGGATGCTAGTTTTCCAACGGAGGCTAGGCCTACAAAAAGTAGAGAAGAAAACAGAGGTAGACCACGACAGGTTCTGGATACATCTCGTTTGGATGGTCCAAGGATTGTAGATGAAGGTTTTCTGGGTGATCCAAGTGCTGATAGAAACATTGCTATCAGGCAAGCACATGGAGAAGTTTGTTGGGCAGATGGTGGTGAGTCATTGAAATCTGAACTCACTGATTCTTCGTCAGAAGTTGTTGGTACATGTGACATGGTTGAAGAAGATGCCGATCTTTCTGGTGATGGATGTCACAACAGAAATTTGCTTGATGGGAAGTCAAAATATGGTGATAGACATGTTGCGGGCAGATCTTCTAGAGATGAAGATGCCAATGAAAATGTGAGGGATGACTCATCAAGGCGAAGGGTCAACAGGGGATGGTCAAGGACCAGAGGGAAAGGAAGGTCTAATGAAGGTACCTtagaaaatgaaatgattttgaCATCTCCTAGTTCTGGATTACGATCAGGGGGAATTATTGGGGGTTCCTGTGATGCGAATATACCAGAAAATGAAGAGATCAAAAAAGTGGTTGATATGAAAAAGAATGCAAGCGGGATTGATGGTGATGCTTTTGTTGTGGGAGAGGATAATGATGATAGATTTAGAGAGTGCAATGTTGGCTCAAGGGATATATCTGAAATGGTAAAGAAAGCAATAAGAGCTGCGGAAGCAGAAGCTAGAGATGCTAATGCACCTGCTGAGGCAATCAAAGCTGCAGGTGATGCAGCAGCTGAACTTGTAAAGACTGCTGCATTGGAG gtTTGGAAAAATACTAGTGATGAAGAAGCTGCAGTTTTAGCCGCTTCTAAAGCTGCATCTACTGTTGTTGATGCTGCTATGGCAACTGAGGTCTCACG GAGTTGTAGCAAGGTTGATGAGGATTTGATGGATGCAAAAGCTGTGGAACCCAAAGAGGATGAAGAACTGGAAGATTTCATTATTTTGGATGATGAATCTCTTGCACAGCTTAGGGAAAAATACTGCATTCAGTGTCTTGAAATTTTGGGAGAATATGTTGAGGCTTTGGGACCCATTCTGCATGAAAAGGGTGTTGATGTCTGCCTTGCCTTGTTGCAACGCAGTTTTAAAGAAGAATTGGCACCTGATCATTTAGCATTGTTGCCTGAAGTTCTGAAACTAATTTGCGCCCTAGCTGCTCATCGGAAATTTGCTGCATTATTTGTGGATCGTGGTGGCATGCAAAAACTTCTCTCTGTTCATAGATTCTCACAGACCTTCTTTGGTCTTTCATCTTGTTTATTTACCATTGGTACTCTTCAG GGTGTTATGGAACGTGTTTGTGCTCTTCCACCTGATGTGGTGAATCAGGTGGTTGAGTTAGCACTTCAACTTCTAGAGTGCCCTGTAGATCAAGCTAGAAAAAATGCAGCTATTTTTTTCACTTCTGCATTCGTCTTCAGAGCAGTCTTGGATTCCTTTGACACACAAGAAGGTCTACAAAAAATGTTAAATCTGTTACATGGTGCTGCATCCATTAGATCAGGTGGAAACTCAGGAACATTAGGTATGCCAAATGTAAATCTCCGAAATGATCGATCGCCTGCAGAAGTCCTCACAACATCAGAAAAGCAGATTGCTTATCATACTTGTGTTGGATTACGCCAGTATTTCAGAGCCCATCTTCTCTTGCTTGCGGATTCTCTTCGTCCAAATAAAAGCAGTCGTGGTGTATCCCGGAGTAATCCAAGTGCAAGGGCTGCATATAAACCACTGGACATCAGCAATGAAGCTATGGATTCAGTGCTTCTCCAGATACAGCGTGACAGGAAGCTCGGGCCTGCATTTGTGAGAGCTCGTTGGCCTGTGGTGGATAAGTTCTTAGCCTCCAATGGGCATATAACCATGTTGGAATTGTGTCAG GCACCACCTGTTGAGCGGTATCTGCATGATTTGGCACAATATGCATTGGGTGTTCTTCATATTATCACATTTGTACCCTACAGCCGGAAATTAATTGTTAATGCTACTTTGAGCAATGACCGTGTGGGCATGGCAGTCATCTTGGATGCTGCCAATGGTGCTGGCTATGTAGATCCTGAG GTGATCCACCCAGCATTAAATGTGTTGGTAAATCTTGTATGCCCTCCTCCTTCGATTAGTAATAAACCCTCTGTTCCTGCACAAGGTCAGCAGTCTGCTTCAGTTCAAACATTAAATGGTCCCTCGGAGAATAGGGAGAGGCATTCTGAGAGATATGTCTCAGATCGTACTGTTCCATCAACTGTTCAGAATGAGTCTCGGGAGCGCAATGGAGAATCGAACTTGGCTGAAAGAAGTGCAGCAGCACTAAGTACACCATTTCAAGGTAATAATTCACAAACAGCTGTCTCAGCAGGTGTAGTTGGAGACCGCAGAATATCTTTAGGGCCTGGTGCTGGTTGTGCTGGCCTTGCTGCTCAACTGGAACAAGGATATCATCAGGCAAGGGAAGCTGTCAGAGCAAACAATGGTATAAAAGTTCTTTTGCATCTTCTACACCCTCGGATGATCACTCCTCCTGCTGCTCTTGACTGCATTAGGGCTCTGGCATGCCGTGTCTTGCTTGGTCTAGCTAGAGATGAAACAATTGCACATATATTGACAAAGCTTCAG GTGGGGAAGAAGCTGTCAGAGCTCATTCGAGATTCTGGCAGCCAGGCATCTGTAACCGAGCAGGGCAGGTGGCAGACTGAGCTGGCACAAGTGGCTATCGAGTTGATTGCC GTTATAACAAATTCTGGGCGGGCAAGCACCTTGGCAGCTACCGATGCTGCTGCTCCTACACTGAGGCGCATTGAAAGGGCTGCAATAGCTGCAGCTACTCCTATTACTTATCATTCCAG GGAGCTGTTACTGCTGATTCATGAACATCTTCAGGCATCTGGTTTAACAGCTACTGCTGCTTTGCTACAGAAGGAGGCTGATTTGACACCTCTGCCATCATTGGGAGTGCCAACACCTCCACTTCACCAAACTTCGGTCCAAGAAACTTCAAATGTGCAACTTCAGTGGCCATCTGGCCGTGCACCCTGTGGCTttctctcagagacagtaaagaTGGCCCCACGAGAAGAGGATTCTGGTCTGAAGTCTGATTCAGCTACGCCTTCATCAAAGAAGAAATCGCCGGTATTCTCCTGCTGCAGTTTTTCACAGGGAAAAAGTCAGCCTCCATCACATTCATCCGTTACTAATAAAACATCCAGCGCCTTAAAAAGTCCATCTGCACCTGATGGGGGAGCTGAAGCTCCATCTCTGAAGTCTAGTACAGATGCAGAACCCCCATTTAAAACACCAATTTTGCTACCGATGAAACGAAAATTAAAGGAATTGAAGGAATTGTTTTCCTCATCACCAACAAAGCGGCTTGCAACAACGGAGATTGCTCTTCAGTCTCCAGTTAGTCAGACACCAAATTCCAGTCGTAGAATTTTTCTGCCAGCAGATGGGACAGGTCTATCTCCTGCCACTAGTTATACTCCACGAGTTCCTTTTAGTCGGACAACATCGAGCAGTGGCGTTGGGGATGTTTCAGATGATTTTCAGTACCAGAGCACTTCTGGGGCACCAACAACACCCATGTCCCATCTTGGTCTACCAGCTGACCCTCAATCTGGAAATGTTGAACGGATGACACTTGACTCTTTGGTTGTGCAATACTTGAAGCACCAGCATCGGCAGTGCCCAGCTCCAATAACCACGCTGCCACCACTCTCTCTCTTGCACCCACATGTGTGTCCGGAACCTAGCCGAGACCTCAATGCACCTGCAAATGTGACAGCAAGGGTAAGCACCCGTGAGTTTAGGAAACAGTATGGTGGGATCCATGCCAATCgtagagaccgccaatttatcTACAGCAGGTTCAGGCCATGTCGGACATGCAGAGATGATACTGCCCTATTAACATGCATCACTTTTCTGGGATATTCTTCTCGTATTGCAATTGGGTGCCACTCTGGTGAGCTAAAGATATTTGATGCAATTAATGGAAATGTATTGGATAGTCAGGCATGCCACCAAACTCCTGTTACTCTAGTTCAATCAGCCTTGTCTGGTGGAAGTCAGCTGGTCCTTTCTTCGGGCTTATTTGATGTAAGGTTATGGGATGCCACCAACATCTCTGGTGGGCCATTGCATTCATTTGAAGGATGCAAGGCTGCACGTTTTAGCAACTCAGGGACCATTTTTGCAGCCCTCTCGTCAGACACATCTCATCGTGAGGTTCTTCTATATGATCTCCAGACCTGCAATGTGGAGCTGAGGCTCCCTGATAGCTCAAATAGCCATAATGGCCCTGTACGAGGGCATGCACCGTCTCTTATACATTTCAGCCCTTCGGATACAATGTTACTGTGGAATGGAGTCTTGTGGGATAGGCGGAGTGCAGTTCCTGTTCATCGATTTGACCAGTTCACAGACTATGGTGGAGGTGGATTTCATCCTGCTGGGAATGAG GCTATCATAAATTCAGAGGTGTGGGATCTCCGAAAGTTCAAGCTTCTGAGAAGTGTGCCCTCTCTGGACCAAACGGTGATCACATTCAATGGAGGTGGTGATGTCATATATGCAATTCTCAGGCGTAACCCAGAGGACATCATGTCAGCGGTTCTCACGCGCCGTGTACGCCACCCTCTGTTCTCTGCTTTCCGCACCATCGATGCTGTGAGCTACTCCGACATTGCTACAGTCCAAGTAGACCGTTGCGTCCTCGACTTTGCTACCGATCCCACCGATTCTTTTGTTGGGGCTGTTACCATGGATGACCATGACGAGATGCACTCCTCTGCACGGCTTTTTGAGGTTGGGAGGAAACGACCCACCGATGATGATTCCGACCCTGATGATGGGGTTGacacggaggaggaggacgaggatAATGATGAATCGGAGGCAGATGTGGACCCGATCCTTGGAGCTGATTTGGATGGTGATGGTGGCACAGACTCAGATGACGAGAGTAAtgatgaggatgaggatgatATCGACAGCGGGGATGAGCTCGATGAGGATGGGGATTTTAATGTTGATGATTTGGACTTGGAAGGGGGGCATGGTTTGCTGGAAATCATGACTGAGGGCGATGAAGATGACAGTGAGGTGGTGGAATCTCTCAGCAGTGGAGAAGAAGATTTTGCTGCCAATGCTTTTGGGTTCTAA